From Hydractinia symbiolongicarpus strain clone_291-10 chromosome 11, HSymV2.1, whole genome shotgun sequence, the proteins below share one genomic window:
- the LOC130614067 gene encoding uncharacterized protein LOC130614067 gives MLKSFPFETELLLLVIVDTNKLKKIAMMQKVFGQLFYRVRAQSTQTRDALKLRENVRYISKGLHADEEMINKRKVEVKRALFDFIVNHTEKSDQNEKLNEYKVLLIDSFCDVNTKLVRLFSMIEGELEVIDGELDKKWKLYGKKKLRSNKLELKGLRTQVSNMSDNIVEMIEYLDLKFKLLPNT, from the exons ATGTTGAAAAGTTTTCCGTTCGAAACAGAGCTGTTGTTGCTTGTAATTGTTGATACGAATAAATTGAAAAAGATAGCGATGATGCAGAAAGTGTTTGGTCAGTTGTTTTATCGTGTTCGCGCACAATCAACGCAAACACGAGATGCATTGAAGTTACGAGAGAATGTCAGATATATTTCTAAAGGGTTGCATGCCGATGAAGAAATGATTAATAAGCGTAAAGTGGAAGTAAAACGTGCCCTGTTCGATTTTATTGTGAATCATACAGAAAAAAGTGATCAGaatgaaaaattaaatgaaTACAAA GTATTACTTATCGACTCCTTTTGCGACGTTAATACGAAGTTAGTCCGTTTATTTTCCATGATCGAAGGTGAATTGGAAGTAATCGATGGTGAACTGGATAAAAAATGGAAGTTGTATGGAAAGAAAAAGTTACGATCTAATAAACTTGAATTAAAAGGACTACGAACACAAGTATCTAACATGTCAGACAATATTGTTGAAATGATTGAATACTTAGATTTGAAGTTCAAGTTACTACCaaatacataa